A window of the Lactuca sativa cultivar Salinas chromosome 7, Lsat_Salinas_v11, whole genome shotgun sequence genome harbors these coding sequences:
- the LOC111904208 gene encoding protein DWD HYPERSENSITIVE TO UV-B 1, translating to MSIDIRTLKDRYIESCNACETVPNKAVLSAFFKAEIKKSNNEESTFVIFLDDLKSIDFHPLYNIFLQIDLSEIDTVDILQKSSCSLDADSVLLLLHAINQKLRIVDLQDRTFGKDFLMGISLGGLSCQILNLKFSHFRKINMIGKFLQIRTLNLDFSASLTNFGKDCFSHMPNLKSLSLCETKVSNLWTTSASLAKLPSLIELRFQSCLCCDDTRVCPRSFGPKDNESTSSTLLDHGIEKITPFLTTEDTSLFSNLEDELFNYNTVHETVSESDESTDSEVDFSNTHPGIKLLEDFTYGPSAWNGLLDLPNEIFPNTWGLEETEESFPSSSISRPISIPRKKHLSYHPSPICYEKHYREYLISSFPNLKVLDNIPIKKTEKEKASIIYSQKFEHLPYKRTNKENVVTILQNREIKQKGIYGKSQYSYPRSLDASKVGCAVLPCLHPLSLSCSNNVIIQRGDGRKFRPRQFEYHPNNPSLMVIGTLDGEVVVVNHESEKIVRFIPSHGEMNSVLGLCWLKKYPSKLISGSDNGLLKLYDIQHSDSDSGFPRTPESNSFDEFDQLTSVHVNSSDELFLASGYSKHVALYDINTAKRLQVFTDMHQEHINVVKFANHSPSMFATSSFDHDVKMWDLRQKPIHPCYTSSSGRGNVMVCFSHDDHYLLASAVDNEVKQLLAVDGRLHLDFDIAPTGSSQNYTRSYYMNGRDYILSGSCDEHVVRICCAQTGRRLRDISLEGKSSGSSMFVQSLRGDPFRDFNLSVLAAYLSPSSSPEIVKVNMLTSKDAEKELLDDEPMRVGIGMGGA from the exons ATGTCTATCGATATCAGAACCTTAAAGGATAG GTATATTGAGTCTTGCAATGCTTGTGAAACAGTTCCTAATAAAGCAGTTCTATCAGCTTTCTTTAAG GCTGAGATtaagaaatcaaataatgaaGAATCCACCTTTGTGATCTTCTTAGATGACTTAAAAAGCATCGACTTCCATCCACTTTACAACATCTTTCTCCAAATTGATCTATCAGAGATAGACACAGTTGACATTCTTCAAAAGTCATCATGTTCTCTAGATGCAGATTCTGTTCTACTGTTACTACATGCAATAAACCAAAAACTTCGCATTGTGGATCTTCAAGACAGGACATTTGGCAAAGATTTCTTAAT GGGGATTTCATTAGGAGGCTTATCATGCCAAATTTTAAACCTAAAGTTTTCACATTTCCGGAAGATCAATATGATTGGGAAGTTTCTCCAGATTCGCACTCTCAATCTTGATTTTAGTGCATCACTAACAAATTTCGGGAAAGATTGTTTTTCTCATATGCCAAATCTAAAATCCCTTTCTTTATGTGAAACAAAAGTATCAAATCTATGGACTACAAGTGCATCACTTGCAAAACTTCCATCTTTAATTGAACTTCGGTTccagagttgcttatgttgtgATGATACAAGGGTATGCCCTCGATCTTTTGGCCCAAAAGATAATGAGAGCACTAGTTCAACTCTTTTAGATCATGGAATTGAAAAGATAACACCTTTTTTAACTACAGAAGACACAAGTTTGTTTTCCAATTTGGAAGATGAACTTTTTAATTACAATACAGTTCATGAAACTGTAAGTGAATCGGATGAGTCAACGGATAGTGAAGTTGACTTTTCAAATACTCATCCTGGAATTAAGTTGTTGGAAGATTTCACATATGGACCTAGTGCTTGGAATGGATTACTTGATCTTCCTAATGAG aTTTTTCCAAACACATGGGGATTAGAAGAAACCGAAGAATCTTTTCCAAGTTCATCAATATCAAGACCTATTAGTATACCCCGAAAAAAGCATCTTTCATATCACCCTTCACCAATATGCTATGAAAAACACTATAGAGAATACTTAATCTCCTCATTTCCTAATTTAAAAGTCCTCGATAACATCCCAATAAAAAAAACCGAAAAAGAAAAAGCCTCCATCATCTACTCACAAAAATTCGAGCATCTCCCATACAAAAGAACAAACAAAGAAAACGTTGTCACCATACTTCAAAACCGCGAAATCAAACAAAAGGGTATTTATGGAAAGTCACAATATTCTTATCCAAGATCACTTGATGCTTCCAAAGTTGGGTGTGCAGTGTTGCCTTGTTTGCATCCACTTTCTTTAAGTTGTAGCAACAATGTGATAATACAAAGAGGTGATGGAAGAAAATTTCGTCCAAGACAATTTGAATATCATCCGAATAATCCAAGTCTTATGGTTATTGGAACTTTGGATGGAGAAGTTGTGGTTGTGAATCATGAAAGTGAGAAAATTGTTAGGTTTATTCCATCACATGGAGAAATGAATAGTGTTCTTGGATTATGTTGGCTTAAAAAATATCCTTCTAAG CTTATTTCCGGTTCCGACAACGGTTTACTGAAACTGTACGACATCCAACATTCCGATTCCGATTCCGGTTTCCCCCGAACTCCGGAATCAAATTCCTTCGACGagtttgaccagttgacttcagTCCACGTGAACTCAAGCGACGAACTATTCCTCGCAAGTGGCTACTCAAAACACGTTGCTTTATACGACATCAACACCGCTAAACGCCTCCAAGTCTTCACCGACATGCATCAAGAACACATAAATGTCGTTAAATTCGCAAACCATTCACCATCCATGTTTGCCACGTCATCATTTGACCATGATGTTAAAATGTGGGATTTAAGACAAAAACCCATTCACCCATGTTACACGTCCTCTAGTGGTCGAGGAAATGTCATGGTTTGTTTCTCTCATGATGATCATTATCTTCTTGCTTCCGCTGTTGACAATGAg gTTAAACAATTATTGGCGGTTGATGGAAGGCTTCATTTGGACTTTGATATAGCACCAACGGGAAGCTCTCAGAATTATACGCGTTCTTATTATATGAATGGAAGAGATTATATTTTAAGTGGGAGTTGTGATGAACACGTGGTGAGAATTTGTTGTGCTCAAACTGGAAGACGCCTTAGAGACATTTCATTAGAGGGAAAAAGTTCCGGATCTTCCATGTTTGTGCAATCTTTAAGAGGAGATCCATTTAGA GATTTTAATTTGAGTGTATTGGCGGCTTACTTGTCTCCAAGCTCAAGCCCAGAAATTGTAAAG GTCAACATGTTGACTTCGAAGGATGCAGAAAAGGAATTGTTGGATGATGAGCCGATGCGTGTAGGAATTGGTATGGGAGGAGCGTga